AAAGGGATCAAAACCTGATATCGTTACCTACACTACTATCTTGCAAGGTCTTTTTGAAGTTGGAAGAACAGACGATGCAAAAAAGTTCTTTGGTGAGATGTTATCTTCGGGGACCGTACCTGATTCATACATTCATTGCACTTTGCTCAATGGTTATTTTAAGTATGGACTTGTTGAAGAAGCTTTGTCGCTCTTTAATAAGttggaaggaaagagagaaaATACTGATATTATATTTTACAACATTATCATTGGTGGATTGTGCAAAAATGGTAAACTTGACAAAGCTCGTGCCATTTTTGAGAAGCTTCCTTTAATTGGAGTGCTACCGAATGTGAGAACATACAATACAATGATAACTGGATTTTGTCTACAAGGGTTGTTAGATGAAGCGAAAGATATGCTTAGAAAAATGGAGGACAACGGTTGTTTTCCCGACAATGTCACATACAATGTTGTTGTGCAAGGATTTCTCAGGTGCAACAAAATTAGTGAAATGACATCTTTCATGAAGGAAATAGCGGGAAGGGGCTTCTCATTTGATGCAACTACAACTAGTTTTTTGATAAATGTTATAAGAGATAATCCTTCCGTCCTTGAAATCATACCAGAACTTCAATTAGAAAACAAGAAGTGATCGCTTGGTTCATTCGGTTACTCTATGGCTGTAATATAATTTCCTTTTATCCCTACAAAAGAAATAGCAACCAATGCAATTGCAGAAGCTGATGGCAATTAGAATGTTGCTCGAGTTTTTTAGGCAGACCTATTGAGGAGGTACTTcacttttgatattttgagttaTTTATAAACTCTTCTTAATCAAATGTGATTGCACTCTTAATATGAGAAAAAATGGTGACTATACggatttaaaataataataattaaatggtGAGTGTCCTCATGTGTACACGTTATAAGTGTagtaatatcatttttttcagTGCTATTTAGTTATCTTCAGGTATTTTTTGGATAGAAGCACAAAGAATTAAAGAATGGTGGTGTTGTGTAACTTATGTGGGAAGACCAGATTATATACTAGCTTGCAAGCTGAAACTACTGAAAGTCAAGCTGAAAGAATGGAGCAAAACACTTCATGCCAACCTTGGTTTGCAAAAAATGTGTACTCTCAACAAACTAGCTGATCTAGATTTGATTTAAGATCAAAGAGCACTTTCTGATGATGAGTCCTACTTGAGAGCAGTACCGACAGTGGAGTTGGAGGAAATTGCCAAGAAGGAGGAAGTGGCTTGGAGGCAAACATCTAGGGCCCTTTGGCTCAAGGAAGGGGGCAGGAATTCAAAATATTTCCATAGGATTGCTAACTGTCTCAAGAGGTACAACAACATTGACCAAGTAACCATAAATGTAGCCAATGTTACTGAACCAGATGGGATCCAAGATGAAATAATTAGTTTCTACCTGATACTATATACTGAAACAGAAGTATGGAGACCTCAGTTCAATTCTAGATTCCAACTTATGGTCAGTGGAGAGGATAATATAGCTTTGCAAGGTCAATTTGAAGGACAGGAAATCAAAGACAGTGTGTTCTCGTGTGCAAGGGACAAGGCCCCAGGCCCTGGTGGTTTCTCAATGGCCTTTTACATACAGTGCTGGGATGTGATTAAGGAGGAAGTGGTAGCTGCCATCCAGAATTTCCATGATCAGGGCTATTTTGAAAAAAGTTTTAATGCTATCTTCATAGCCCTGATCCCCAAGAAAGTGGGAACATCTGAATTGAAAGATTTTAGGCCAATAAGCTTGATTGGGAGCTTCTACAAAATCATATCAAAGATCCTAACAGAAAGACTCAAGAGGGTTATACCAAAGTTAGTTGATGACCAACAAATGGCCTTCATAATGAGTAGGCAAATTATGGATGCCATTCTGGTGGCCAATGAATGTGTAGATGTGAGAAACAGATCCAATGTTCCAGGAATTCTTTGTAAGCTAGATATAGAGAAAGCTTATGATCATTTGAATTGGGAATATTTGTGGAGTACACTCAGGAGGATGGGGGTTTGGAAATACATGGATAAAATGGATGAGGTTTTGCATGACCACAGTGAAGTTCTCTGTTTTGATAATTGATGGATATTGTTTGCATGGTCAAGTGGATAGTGCGAGGAGAATTTTTGATATCATGATTGATATGGGCATTGAGCCTAACGTTATTAGCTATAACATACTAATAAATGGATACtgtaagaaaaagaaagtgGATGAGGCCATGCAATTGTTTTGTGAAATTTCTCAAAAGGGATCAAAACCTAATACTGTTACCTACAATACTATCTTGCAAGGTCTTTTTGAAGTTGGAAGAATAGGCGATGCAAAAAGATTCTTTGCTGAGATGCTATCTGCAGGGCCCATACCTAATTTGTACATTCATTGCACTTTGCTCAATGGTTATTTTAAATACGGGCTTGTTGAAGAAGCTTTGTCGCTCTTTGATAAGttggaaggaaagagagaaaATACTGATATTATATTTTACAATTTTATCATTGGTGGATTGTGCAAAAATGGTAAACGCGACAAAGCTCGTGCCATTTTTGATAAGCTTCATTTAATTGGAGCACTACCGAATGTGAGGACAtacaataatatgataaatggatTTTGTGTCGAAGATTTGTTAGATGAAGCtaatgatatgctaagaaaAATGGAGGAGGACGGTTATTTGCCAAACGACTTCACTTACAATGTCCTTGTGTGGGAATTTCTCAGGTGTAGGAAAATTACTGAAATGACATCTTTTATGAAGGAAATGACTGGTAGGGGTTTCTTATTTGATGCAACTACAACTGAGTTATTGGTAAACATTCTAAGGGAGAATCTATCCGTCCTTGACACGATACTAGAGCTTCACACCAAAATTATGAAGTGAATATTTCTTTCACCTGATTTCTTCGGCTACACTATCACTGTGATACAATTTCCTTTTAGCACTGCAAAAGAAATGGTTTCTAATGCAGTTGTTGAAGCAGAAAAAATGGCAATTAGAATGTCGCTTGAGCTTTGCAGGCAGGCAAGGTACACGACTTCTTatgtttttattgtttttccACTCTTCTTTATCTTGGAAACCAGATATTACTGCTCTCTTGATATGAGAAATAAGATGAGTTCCCTTATGTGTAAACATTTTAAGAGagtgtttggattgactttttaAATATAGCTTATGCTAAAAGCCATTAGTTGGTCATACCCAACTTTTAGCCATTTACCTGAAGAATGGCACTTCATTTACTGTTTTCACCTTTACCACACTAAATAAGAGGAATCTTTGCTGAAAATAAGTTTAAGATGCAGTTGAATTGTTCAAGAAGTTGGTGAGAGAGAAGATTTGTGAGCCTGACGAAGTCATGTATGAAACTGTCATGAATGGGCTTGGTAAAAGGGGTCATACTCAAAAAACTTTGCTCCACTTAATGGAACAAGGGAACACTAAGCACAACATATATATCTACAACATTGTCGTAGATGCTCTTTCCAAAGATGGAAACTTAAATGCTGCTATTAACATTCTGAACGAGATGAAGTAGAAAGGCATTCCTCCTAAGATAATCATATATAGTTCAATAATTGATGGTTTAAGTTTGGTAAGTGGGGAAAAGTTAAGACTTTGTTCTATGAGATGGTGAACCTTATATTTATCCATGTGTGCACCTTCACCATACTAACTGATGAAGGGAAAAGTTGAAGATGCCGAGGAAGTAATGAAACACATGGTATGAATATTTGGAAACAATCTTTTTGATGAGTTCAACCTATTCTTCTGTCCCTTGACCCCTATAGTATGAATATATGTGATCTTCCCGAAACTGAAATAGAGTTTATGCAAACCCCTATAGTGCTAAAGGGAATAGAGTGTGATACATATCTTTTTGTCCTTTGCATCTCTAATTTATGCTTTACCTTTTGAAGGTGTGGTTTGCAAAAACCTTGTTCATGTAAGTGTATTCCAGGTTTGTTGAGATTATTCATAACTGAAAAACTGTGTAACAGCAACTCAGTCATATCCTTTTTTTTCGGACTTATGAATAGGTTGCGACACTGTGCAAACTAGAAAATCAGATGACCGAAAAACTTGTCCAGGGCATAACTAGTGGTACAAAAATTGATGGTTCATTATGTGCTCCCTTaactcaaaacaaagaagacttGTCATTTCATTTATCTTATGAACTGCTGGGTCCTTTCGATATGAAGTTCGTATCTGAAGCTTTCAATGCTTGTTCTCTTTTGTGTCTTTGAGGGTGAAAAAACTCATCATTTGTTGAACTTAGCATTTTTTCAGTCCTTCCCTTTTGTATTTTTTCTACAGGAAAAGGGCCATTCTTCTATTTCAAAGCACTACGTTTTTAGTAACAGTTTTCAGTATTTGACACTGTTTTGTCAAAAAACAAATCTTTAGAAAAATTAATATGCATTATATCCAATGTATCTATTTTTCTTCCATTTGGCCATGTCTGGTTAAAGCATTGTAGCCTTCATTCATTCCAAAAATTGGCTCACTTCAGTCATTATACCTTTCCAAAGCTGAAATCAGTTTGTTGCTACAGTTTAAACTTCTGATATATTTCCAACTCCTTAAGAATAGTTGGGAACCTTTGAGAGCAGAACTTTTCCATCCTATATTTTTCTGTGATCTGTCGCTTCCACATTTCTTCTTCCTTATTGTAGAACTTCCCAAGCCACTTCATAAGGAGATTTTTGTTGTTTATCCTTAGGTTTCTTACTCCTATTTCTCCTTCCCTCTTCCTTCTTGTCACAATTTCTCAGTTGAAGGCTTTCTTCTCTCTATTAGCTCGCCACTAGAAATCTTTCTTTAACTCATCCATTCTCTTTTCTGTTGTCACAATATTGTCACAATTTTTCAGTTGAAGGCTTTCTTCTCTCTATTAGCTTGCCACTAGAAATCTTTCTTTAACTCATCCATTCTCTTTTCTGTTGTCACAATATTGCCACAATTTCTCAGTTGAAGGCTTTCTTCTCTCTATTAGCTTGCCACTAGAAATCTTTGTTTAACTCATCCATTCTCTTTTCTGTCTTCCTTGGTATTGGAAAGAGAGACATAGTATAGATAGAAAGAGCCTCCAACACATTATTGGTTAGGACTAGTCTTCCTCCCTAGGATAAATATTACTTCCAATTTGAGAGCGTCTTCTCACACTTTTCATGATTGGCACATTGCATCCCAAGGATATATCACTCGGCAAAATTTACTTGTAAACCTGATACAACTTCAAACATCTACACATAAGAGATGTGATATCATCATTGATCCTTGGACTCTTGTATCTACTTGAAAGCATTTTATCCAGCCAAGCTGTGTTGCCTTGTTAGTCATTGTACTAAGTCCCTTCATAACTAAAATAAACAGCAAATTAGACAGAGCCGAGAAAAAACCTGGCGTTGTAGCTTTTAATAAGATTGAGATTTGACGGTAGATTTGTAAAGCTTCATTCAATTTCTCCATTTGTTTCCAAACCTTAATTCTAccataaaatttatcaaaaatgaaaatccCCAATTTACATGATCATACGCCTTCACTATCAGTAGTCCAGTTCTCCTTGCCTTTTTCTTGAACTAAAAGCCTCATTTGCTATTAACTCCGGCGCACATTATTTGTCTACCTTTAGTGAATGCCAACTGGTTTCTGTTCATTAATTTGCTGATAAATTGCTTCAATCGTTTTGCCATCAATTAGTCCTTACATATAATCAAACTAATGACGTTCTGGTGAAAATACTCTACAGCTTTCAACACATCATTCCAACATATTTTATTGAAAGCCGCGGTGAAGTGACCCAGTCTCTTTGTCGTTTAGGCATGGTAAGTTATCATCCTTCCATGTTGGTCTCCACTCTCTTCGTCGCTTAGGCATGCTATGTACTGTTACCAACAAAGGTTAGTTGGTTTTCTATGTTGTTTTGTGGGGAAAAGGCAAAATTATGTGTAGATATGAATGTACAGACTTACGTTTGTTAATGAATATTAGAATGAAACATGTTTtgctttttaaatattatttctgACAATTAAAGATTGCCAATATGCATATTTGCTAAGGTTTCTAGATTTTTGTTTCCATGAACTAACTTAACTTTCAATGATTTTTGTTACCTTTTCTAAATAGCCTTCTCAACCTCTAGAAATTACTCCTTCCTTGAAAGTGACTTGTCGATTTGCTGAAGAAACTTTTCTGTATTTTCTCCTAAACAGTATGCATCTAATATTTCTTCAAGGACAATGATATTTCACACTTCAAATCTTTCTTTCTATCTTTCTGACACATGCATGTCACTTGCCAGATAACCTCGTCAGGCACATTCCGATAATTGATCAGGCCGGGATGGTAATGGTATCCATCGAAGATGTTATCTATGGTGTTGCACGTGAGAGCATAGTGTAATGACCCGCTACTTGATCATTTTTAAGGAGGAAGAATCTAGAGTCATGGAGAGGTTAAAAGTCCGAGTCCGTAACAATAGGGACAAGTGATGTTATCTATGATGTTGCAAGAAAGTGACAGCATGTTTGGTTCTTTGAAAGAGTTGGGACAATTTGGCAGATTGAAGTCTTGTGTGTGTGTGACCAATTTTGTATATGAAACAAAATTTACGATTGTATTTACATGATGGACCTCATACAACTTCAAGACGTAAGTTTATGATTATAACATCATGTAACCGTTATGTAAACtatgttgaaatattttttgaaatttatgatcttAAATGACGCATGAGATGTTTGGAATTATTATAAAAGAGGAAGAAAACTTGAAAGTTAAATAACAACTCAAGCACAAAAAATGTGACATAAGAGATATCACAAATGCAAGTATTTATGTGATAATTTTTGATACGAGTCTTAATTATTGAGGATAAGTGACAATTTTATGACACTAGttttaaaattctcaaattttattatttatacaaAGGTTTTATCTATTCCTCCCCACCACCTCGCCATTACCACCATCTCCTCTTGTGCCACAACTAACATATTCATCTTCATTGActcctcctcttctttctttatCTTACTATCTGTTAGAAAGCTGTCGAAATTGATATAACAACTTCAACAATTGTTTGAGTGTTGCGATTACTATGTTGAAGTTGTTGGAACGATTTCAACTATTACTGCAATAATTTAATCAACTTGACAATTACGATAAAATTGCTCGTAAAAATaaaaaccaaaaaagaaaaagaacgaaaaagaaaaagaaaaatatgataaaaatgataaacatgACGTTGATAATTATGACTACAAATTGGTTTTacctaaaatatacaacaataacaacccagtgaaatcccatatcgtggggtctgaggagggtaaagtatacgcagacctgactcctaccaatgtaggccggctgtttccgaaagaccctcggctcaatagaagcatagaaaaaggtcagacaagaatattagagtaaataagtagataacgAAAACGATCCAAagaatagtataatcaaagcacaaaaatagtagatattattagataataacataaataccataaataacataaatcagagtacaagaaatcatagtgcgttaatacgcctatgAATAAGGGGAAATAAAGcaactatgtactagccttctatcctaatgtgtgtcctccacaccctcctatctaaggtcatgttctcggtaagtcgtaaatgcgtcatgtcctgtctgattacctctccccaatatttcttcggcctacccctacct
This Solanum dulcamara chromosome 8, daSolDulc1.2, whole genome shotgun sequence DNA region includes the following protein-coding sequences:
- the LOC129898933 gene encoding pentatricopeptide repeat-containing protein At1g62930, chloroplastic-like; translated protein: MGIEPNVISYNILINGYCKKKKVDEAMQLFCEISQKGSKPNTVTYNTILQGLFEVGRIGDAKRFFAEMLSAGPIPNLYIHCTLLNGYFKYGLVEEALSLFDKLEGKRENTDIIFYNFIIGGLCKNGKRDKARAIFDKLHLIGALPNVRTYNNMINGFCVEDLLDEANDMLRKMEEDGYLPNDFTYNVLVWEFLRCRKITEMTSFMKEMTGRGFLFDATTTELLVNILRENLSVLDTILELHTKIMNTAKEMVSNAVVEAEKMAIRMSLELCRQARCGLQKPCSCKCIPDNLVRHIPIIDQAGMVMVSIEDVIYGVARESIV